A genomic segment from candidate division KSB1 bacterium encodes:
- a CDS encoding carbohydrate ABC transporter permease, protein MRGTRKYLALAPRAGIYLVLTLGAVVFAYPFVWMAVSSLKPEMEITNLALWSPNLGLHNYAQVIRKIPVLRAFVNSVLVSTLVTGSVLVFSSMGGYALAKLRFRGSSVLIAVILFTMMVPMHVTLIPSYILMVKLRWTDTYLALIVPFAVSGFAVLVFRQFFLSVPTDLIDAARVDGCGEFRILTSIVWPLSRPAIATVAVLTFMSTWNEVLWPLIVIKKFSRMTLPQLVTLFAVGGQAEGQLGMKLAAATLLALPIVLAYSFLQRYFIASMATTGLKG, encoded by the coding sequence ATGCGGGGTACGCGAAAATACCTTGCGCTGGCCCCTCGGGCGGGTATCTATCTGGTCCTCACACTTGGCGCCGTGGTCTTCGCCTATCCGTTCGTGTGGATGGCCGTCTCCTCTCTCAAGCCCGAAATGGAGATCACTAACTTGGCCCTCTGGTCCCCAAACCTCGGCCTGCACAACTATGCTCAGGTGATCCGAAAGATCCCGGTGCTGAGAGCCTTTGTAAACTCTGTGCTCGTGTCGACGCTCGTGACCGGCAGCGTGCTGGTCTTTAGCTCGATGGGCGGCTACGCTCTGGCCAAACTCCGGTTTCGAGGCAGCTCGGTCCTGATCGCCGTCATCCTCTTCACGATGATGGTGCCGATGCACGTGACCCTGATTCCCAGCTACATCCTGATGGTCAAGCTTCGCTGGACGGACACCTACCTTGCCCTCATCGTGCCCTTTGCCGTGAGTGGGTTTGCCGTGCTGGTTTTCCGGCAATTCTTCCTCTCCGTCCCCACGGACCTGATCGACGCGGCTCGCGTCGACGGCTGCGGCGAGTTTCGGATTCTGACAAGCATTGTGTGGCCTTTGTCGCGCCCGGCGATCGCAACGGTGGCCGTTCTCACGTTCATGTCGACCTGGAATGAGGTTCTGTGGCCGCTTATCGTCATCAAGAAGTTCTCTCGGATGACCCTTCCGCAGCTGGTCACTCTTTTCGCCGTGGGGGGACAGGCCGAAGGTCAGCTGGGAATGAAGCTTGCCGCCGCTACGCTCTTGGCTCTTCCCATCGTGCTGGCGTACAGCTTCCTCCAGCGCTACTTCATCGCGAGTATGGCCACCACAGGGCTGAAGGGATGA
- a CDS encoding sugar ABC transporter permease has translation MRTGSRSWIDPRSRAALGMILPYVLHFLAFLAYPLVFSLLLVFHRWDVFTPMEWVGLANIARLLRDEWFLRAILNTIVFVSIHIPLQLVLALVFAMLLNANIRGRGFFRATYFLPVVVSGVVVSFVWLQIYSYESGILNQLLVKLGLPRLPWLTSRNLAMPSIALMATWKNVGLYIVLFLAGLQSIPQDLYEVAELDGANAWQKFRRITLPMLNPTVVLVIVLSTIGGFSLFIEPYMMTDGGPENSTLSAVLYIYRQAFDFYRMGYAATLGVAFALMILAVVLLQRRVAEAEHV, from the coding sequence ATGAGGACGGGTAGCAGGAGCTGGATCGATCCTCGTTCGCGAGCTGCGTTGGGGATGATTCTCCCCTACGTGCTGCACTTCCTGGCTTTCCTCGCTTATCCCCTTGTCTTTTCGCTTCTCCTGGTCTTCCATCGCTGGGACGTCTTCACGCCCATGGAGTGGGTAGGGTTGGCCAATATCGCACGGCTCTTGCGCGACGAGTGGTTCCTGCGCGCCATTCTCAACACGATCGTGTTCGTCAGCATCCACATCCCGCTGCAGCTGGTCCTGGCCCTGGTGTTCGCCATGTTGTTGAACGCGAACATCCGCGGCCGCGGGTTCTTCCGCGCGACGTACTTTCTGCCAGTCGTGGTCAGCGGCGTGGTCGTGTCCTTCGTGTGGCTGCAGATTTATTCGTACGAGAGCGGGATTCTGAACCAGCTCCTCGTCAAGCTCGGACTACCCCGGCTGCCCTGGCTTACCTCCCGGAATCTGGCAATGCCCAGCATTGCCCTGATGGCGACGTGGAAAAACGTGGGCCTGTACATTGTGCTCTTTCTTGCCGGATTGCAGTCGATTCCCCAGGACCTGTACGAAGTGGCCGAGCTGGACGGCGCCAACGCGTGGCAGAAGTTCCGCCGGATCACCTTGCCCATGCTCAATCCGACCGTGGTGCTGGTGATCGTGCTCAGCACGATCGGCGGCTTCTCGCTGTTCATCGAGCCGTACATGATGACCGACGGGGGGCCGGAGAACAGCACCCTCAGCGCTGTGCTCTACATCTACCGGCAGGCCTTCGATTTCTATCGCATGGGGTACGCCGCCACCCTTGGGGTTGCCTTCGCCCTGATGATCCTGGCCGTCGTTCTACTGCAGAGAAGAGTGGCTGAGGCGGAGCACGTCTGA
- a CDS encoding extracellular solute-binding protein, producing the protein MVWGRGKSAFRRRLVHATSVLVAGVAIFAAACSERGGSRAGRGRLVYWPAANPQEVELARKLVDEWNRLHPDIPVEMQPVPESQSTEEVLLTAIAGRTTPDVCSNIWPGAVAQFVRARGLLPLHSFPDFDSLVQARLPEGLIEEYRQADGGVYEIPWKINPVMLEYNVAMFRQAGYDRPPATYGEFLEAGRRITRDLDGDGLPDQWLMLVDYRVKWWLRFFDFYAFYLAASRGQMLVADREVLFDNQAAVQVFRFFREGFAWGLFPRSTFQVDAFLLGKVACHTAGPWNIEHVERFKPPGFEYDYAPIPVPDSSCLPAFTYGDPKNIGIFTTTRRPREAWEFAKFLVSPHADSLLLAMCSQLPVRRDLLDASYYRPYFDSHPRMIPFAEAAQRIRGPGSVPELKEIFDAISHEFETCCFYGHKSPEEAVHDAARRAREILR; encoded by the coding sequence GTGGTGTGGGGTAGAGGGAAAAGCGCGTTTCGGAGACGCCTCGTCCACGCCACGTCGGTCCTGGTTGCCGGCGTGGCGATTTTTGCAGCGGCCTGCTCAGAGCGAGGCGGATCGCGTGCGGGCCGGGGCAGACTGGTCTACTGGCCGGCCGCCAACCCCCAAGAGGTGGAGCTGGCCCGCAAGCTTGTTGACGAGTGGAACCGGCTCCATCCGGACATTCCTGTGGAGATGCAACCCGTGCCGGAGAGCCAGTCCACGGAGGAAGTGCTGCTTACGGCCATCGCAGGACGCACCACCCCCGACGTCTGCTCGAACATCTGGCCGGGGGCCGTGGCGCAGTTCGTGCGTGCCAGGGGACTGTTGCCCCTCCACTCCTTCCCCGATTTTGACTCGCTGGTTCAAGCCCGGCTGCCGGAGGGGCTGATCGAGGAGTATCGGCAGGCGGACGGGGGCGTTTACGAAATCCCGTGGAAGATCAACCCGGTCATGCTGGAGTACAACGTGGCGATGTTCCGCCAGGCGGGCTACGATCGTCCCCCTGCCACGTACGGGGAGTTCTTGGAGGCAGGCAGGAGGATCACGCGCGACCTGGACGGCGACGGACTGCCGGACCAGTGGCTCATGCTGGTGGACTACCGGGTGAAGTGGTGGTTGCGTTTCTTCGACTTCTACGCCTTCTACCTGGCTGCCTCGCGGGGGCAGATGCTGGTGGCCGACAGGGAAGTGTTGTTCGACAATCAAGCGGCGGTGCAGGTGTTCCGCTTCTTCCGGGAGGGCTTCGCATGGGGGCTTTTCCCTCGCTCTACGTTCCAGGTGGACGCGTTTCTGCTCGGAAAGGTCGCCTGTCACACCGCGGGTCCCTGGAACATCGAGCACGTGGAGCGCTTCAAGCCCCCGGGCTTCGAATACGATTACGCTCCGATCCCCGTCCCGGACTCCAGCTGTCTTCCTGCTTTCACCTACGGAGATCCGAAGAATATCGGCATCTTCACCACTACAAGGAGGCCGCGCGAGGCATGGGAATTCGCGAAGTTCCTGGTATCGCCCCACGCCGATTCCCTGCTCCTGGCGATGTGTAGTCAGCTGCCTGTCCGGAGGGACCTGCTGGATGCCTCCTACTATCGCCCGTACTTCGACAGCCACCCGAGGATGATCCCCTTCGCGGAAGCCGCTCAGCGAATTCGGGGTCCGGGCTCCGTTCCGGAGCTCAAGGAGATCTTCGACGCCATTTCTCACGAGTTCGAGACGTGTTGTTTCTACGGGCATAAGTCCCCGGAGGAAGCGGTTCACGACGCCGCTCGGCGGGCCCGGGAGATTCTGCGATGA
- a CDS encoding PorV/PorQ family protein, producing the protein MSRVRTMGRRFGRSVVAMVWLAATASFGHAQFQLGISKVAMVAAPFLEIGVGPRAIGMGGAFVATANDATALYWNPGGLPRLRRPEVVFTHTDWLADTRLDFAGAVLPLGRWGTLGASVTSLSMDDMRVTTVEMPGGTGEYFSAGDLALAVSYGLSITDRFSIGFTGKYIYEHIWKESAWAVALDLGTLFVTDFHGLRIGAALTNFGTDMRLTGKDLLVYHDISPTKLGNNERIFADLHTDSWPLPLTFQAGVAMEVLQSDWQRMTLALDAVHPSDNTESLHLGMEWAWREWIALRAGYHNLFLRDSEEGLTAGFGVNQRLLGNVIVRFDYAWADFGRLSNVQRVSLGIVF; encoded by the coding sequence ATGAGTCGAGTGCGTACAATGGGTCGCAGATTTGGAAGGTCGGTTGTCGCGATGGTCTGGCTGGCGGCGACTGCCAGCTTCGGCCACGCGCAATTCCAACTCGGTATCTCGAAGGTGGCAATGGTGGCGGCGCCCTTCCTCGAGATCGGGGTCGGGCCCCGAGCCATCGGAATGGGGGGAGCCTTCGTGGCCACGGCGAACGACGCCACAGCCCTCTACTGGAACCCAGGAGGACTGCCGCGCCTCCGTAGACCCGAGGTCGTGTTCACCCACACGGATTGGCTTGCCGACACCCGCCTGGATTTCGCAGGCGCAGTCCTCCCCCTCGGAAGATGGGGGACTCTCGGAGCCAGCGTCACCAGCTTGTCCATGGACGACATGCGGGTGACCACCGTCGAGATGCCGGGAGGCACTGGGGAATACTTCTCGGCGGGGGATCTTGCCCTGGCGGTGTCTTATGGTCTGTCCATTACCGACCGCTTCTCCATTGGCTTCACGGGGAAATACATCTACGAACACATCTGGAAAGAGAGCGCTTGGGCGGTGGCGCTGGACCTGGGCACGCTGTTCGTCACGGATTTCCACGGCCTGCGCATTGGGGCCGCCCTCACGAATTTCGGTACGGACATGCGACTCACGGGCAAGGACCTTCTGGTTTACCACGATATCTCGCCCACCAAGCTGGGCAATAATGAGCGCATTTTCGCGGACCTGCACACCGACTCCTGGCCCCTACCGCTCACGTTTCAAGCGGGAGTGGCCATGGAGGTCCTGCAATCCGACTGGCAGCGCATGACTCTTGCCCTGGACGCCGTTCATCCCTCGGACAACACCGAAAGCTTGCATCTGGGAATGGAATGGGCCTGGCGCGAGTGGATTGCCCTCCGTGCCGGCTATCACAACCTCTTCCTTCGCGACAGCGAGGAAGGTCTTACGGCGGGCTTTGGTGTGAACCAACGACTCCTGGGCAATGTGATCGTCCGATTCGACTACGCCTGGGCGGATTTTGGGCGCCTTTCGAACGTGCAACGGGTGTCCCTTGGGATCGTGTTCTGA